The following are encoded together in the Planococcus antarcticus DSM 14505 genome:
- a CDS encoding thiamine pyrophosphate-dependent dehydrogenase E1 component subunit alpha — protein MTQKLKLPPHVKETELKGLYKQMWLIRFFEEKVDEFFAKGMIHGTTHLSVGQEASAVGSIAVLNEQDKITSTHRGHGHCIAKGATVNGMMAELFGRTTGYCKGKGGSMHIADVDKGNLGANGIVGGGFAIAAGAALTSQMKGAGYVVLCFFGDGASNEGSFHEAINLASIWKLPVVFICENNQYGMSGPVREMINIEDIAARAASYGIPGKVVDGNDVFEVMNGVSEAVDRARNGEGPSIVEAKTYRSKGHSKSDAKKYRTREEEKEWLLRDPIKLMAKVLIEEEIFTQQEAEEIKADAKKEVEESVEFAKNSPEPTLDALMEDIYA, from the coding sequence ATGACACAAAAACTGAAGTTGCCGCCTCACGTTAAAGAAACCGAGTTAAAGGGTTTGTATAAACAAATGTGGCTGATTCGCTTTTTCGAAGAAAAGGTCGATGAATTTTTTGCAAAAGGAATGATTCATGGAACCACTCACTTGAGTGTTGGGCAAGAAGCCTCTGCTGTCGGTTCAATCGCTGTTTTAAATGAGCAAGACAAAATTACCAGCACACATCGCGGACATGGCCATTGTATTGCTAAAGGCGCAACAGTCAACGGCATGATGGCTGAACTTTTTGGCCGAACGACGGGTTACTGCAAAGGCAAAGGCGGATCGATGCACATCGCGGATGTTGATAAAGGAAACCTTGGAGCCAACGGCATTGTAGGGGGTGGCTTTGCAATTGCTGCGGGAGCCGCGCTAACTTCACAGATGAAAGGAGCAGGCTATGTTGTATTGTGTTTTTTCGGAGACGGAGCTTCGAATGAAGGCAGCTTTCATGAAGCAATCAATTTGGCATCCATCTGGAAATTACCGGTCGTTTTTATTTGTGAAAACAATCAATACGGCATGTCGGGCCCAGTGCGGGAAATGATTAATATCGAAGACATTGCTGCACGAGCCGCAAGCTATGGCATTCCAGGAAAAGTAGTCGATGGCAATGATGTATTCGAAGTGATGAATGGCGTCAGTGAAGCGGTGGATCGAGCGCGAAATGGAGAAGGGCCTTCCATTGTCGAAGCCAAGACTTACCGCTCTAAAGGGCATTCGAAGAGTGATGCTAAAAAGTATCGAACACGAGAGGAAGAAAAAGAATGGCTCTTGCGGGATCCTATCAAGCTGATGGCTAAAGTGCTGATCGAAGAAGAAATTTTTACGCAGCAAGAAGCGGAAGAAATCAAAGCGGACGCGAAAAAGGAAGTTGAAGAGTCTGTAGAATTTGCAAAAAATAGTCCAGAGCCAACATTGGATGCTTTGATGGAAGACATTTACGCATAA
- a CDS encoding alpha-ketoacid dehydrogenase subunit beta: MRELTYLEAVREAMSQEMRANEDVFVLGEDIGVYGGAFGVTRGMIEEFGPERIRNTPISEAAISGTAVGAALTGMRPIVELQFSDFMTIAMDNMVNQAAKIRYMYGGKGKVPMVLRTPAGSGTGAAAQHSQSLEAWMAHIPGLKVVQPSTAYDAKGLLKAAIDDDNPVIFYEHKLCYPKKSDVPEEAYSIPLGKADIKKQGSDVTIVATAIMVHKSLEAAEELQKEGIEVEVIDPRTLVPLDIETIVQSVKKTGRLVVVHEAVKRGGFGGEIASLIAESEAFDYLDAPIKRLGGKAVPIPYNPELEKAAVPVVADIVTAVKETLNRL, translated from the coding sequence ATGAGAGAGCTGACCTATTTAGAAGCGGTAAGAGAAGCCATGAGCCAAGAAATGCGTGCCAACGAAGATGTGTTTGTATTAGGGGAAGACATCGGCGTCTATGGCGGCGCATTCGGTGTCACGCGCGGAATGATTGAAGAGTTTGGTCCGGAACGGATCCGCAATACGCCTATTTCAGAAGCAGCCATCTCAGGTACGGCAGTCGGAGCAGCATTGACGGGGATGCGGCCAATTGTGGAATTACAGTTTTCTGATTTTATGACCATTGCGATGGATAATATGGTCAATCAGGCAGCAAAAATTCGCTATATGTATGGCGGAAAAGGAAAGGTTCCGATGGTGCTTCGCACACCTGCCGGCTCGGGAACGGGGGCAGCGGCACAGCATTCGCAAAGTCTGGAAGCCTGGATGGCTCATATACCTGGCCTGAAGGTGGTTCAGCCTTCAACCGCCTATGACGCCAAAGGATTATTGAAGGCAGCGATTGACGATGACAACCCCGTCATTTTCTATGAGCATAAACTTTGCTACCCGAAAAAATCCGATGTTCCAGAAGAAGCTTATTCAATTCCACTGGGCAAAGCCGATATCAAAAAACAAGGGTCGGATGTGACAATCGTCGCTACAGCAATTATGGTCCATAAATCGCTGGAGGCGGCCGAGGAACTCCAAAAAGAAGGCATTGAGGTTGAAGTAATCGATCCGCGGACGCTTGTGCCGCTCGACATTGAAACCATTGTCCAATCCGTCAAAAAGACTGGGCGACTAGTGGTGGTCCATGAAGCGGTGAAACGCGGCGGATTCGGCGGCGAAATTGCCAGCTTGATCGCAGAAAGTGAAGCTTTCGATTATTTAGATGCACCCATCAAGCGGCTCGGCGGGAAAGCGGTCCCAATTCCTTATAACCCGGAACTGGAAAAAGCGGCGGTGCCAGTAGTGGCCGATATTGTTACGGCCGTCAAAGAAACGCTAAACCGCCTGTAG